The genomic region CTTACAATGGTCCGGAAATCCCTTGACGACGAATCATAATAAAGTGGATCGCCATTAGTACAAATAATGCAGCAGGAAGGAAGAAGACGTGAATAGCAAAGAACCTTGTAAGCGTCTGTGCCCCCACAATTTCAGGGTCACCTGCCAGTAATATCTTTAAGTCCTCTCCAATAAATGGTACACTTTCTGCTATTTGCAAAGTAACCTCCGTTGCGAATAACGCTTTGTTATCCCAAGGCAATAAATATCCAGTTAATCCAAGTGCTAACATAACAAAGAATAATAGAACTCCTACTATCCAGTTCAATTCACGTGGTTTTTTATATGCACCCTGGAAGAATACGCGTAAAGTATGTAGAAAGAGCATAACGATGACAACGCTGGCGCCCCAGTGATGCATTCCGCGAACAATTTGTCCATGTGCAACTTCCTGTTGTAAATAAAAAACTGAATTCCAGGCATTCTCTATATCAGGTACGTAATACATGGTTAAAAACATTCCGGATAATATCTGTATCACTGTAACGAAGAATGTTAAACCACCAAAACAATACACAAATGCAGAGAAATGATGAGCAGGGTTTACATGCTCTGGAACTTCATGGTCCGCAATATCACGCCAAATAGGTGTTATGTCAACACGCTCGTCGATCCAGTCATAA from Virgibacillus sp. MSP4-1 harbors:
- the qcrB gene encoding menaquinol-cytochrome c reductase cytochrome b subunit, with amino-acid sequence MLQKIYDWIDERVDITPIWRDIADHEVPEHVNPAHHFSAFVYCFGGLTFFVTVIQILSGMFLTMYYVPDIENAWNSVFYLQQEVAHGQIVRGMHHWGASVVIVMLFLHTLRVFFQGAYKKPRELNWIVGVLLFFVMLALGLTGYLLPWDNKALFATEVTLQIAESVPFIGEDLKILLAGDPEIVGAQTLTRFFAIHVFFLPAALFVLMAIHFIMIRRQGISGPL